A single region of the Verrucomicrobiota bacterium genome encodes:
- a CDS encoding mandelate racemase/muconate lactonizing enzyme family protein: protein MNTMKRRDWLRGMGLGAAMTAAGARTAFSAEEAQAVRGRVRTASEPSKLKITDMRVVRMPTTMNPYVIRIDTNQGVSGYGEVRDGSSPTFALMLKSRILGENPCHVDRVFRKIKQFGHHARQAGGVVAVEMACWDLAGKAWGVPCWQMLGGKFREQIRMYADTTTSRDAEVMGKRLKERREKGFTFLKMDIGIQLVQQIEGTVTAPSDRGKDPRDLYGKPRQLVPHPFTGTRITEKGLAKIQEYVGNVREIVGWDIPLASDHFGHFAIEDGIKLAQALDPFNLAWLEDMVPWFYTDQYVRLRDACKTPILTGEDIYLKEGFLPLFEKKAIAICHPDMMSSGGLLETKKIGDLAMEHGIAMAMHMAGSPVGLFGSIHCAAATENFLAMEHHDVDTPWYEDLVNGVPKPFFKDGFIPVPDGPGFGIELNEEAIKEGMRKRRWDIERYFFRPTDEWNQERSNDRLWSWVPNKTGVAQPEMLSST, encoded by the coding sequence ATGAACACGATGAAACGACGAGATTGGCTTAGAGGAATGGGCCTCGGCGCAGCCATGACCGCCGCGGGCGCGCGCACGGCATTTTCCGCCGAAGAAGCCCAAGCAGTCCGAGGCCGCGTGCGCACCGCTTCCGAGCCTTCCAAACTCAAAATCACCGACATGCGCGTGGTGCGCATGCCGACCACCATGAACCCGTACGTGATCCGGATCGACACCAACCAGGGCGTCAGCGGTTACGGGGAAGTTCGCGACGGCAGCAGCCCGACGTTCGCGTTGATGCTCAAGAGCCGCATCCTGGGCGAGAATCCCTGTCACGTGGATCGGGTTTTCCGAAAGATCAAACAGTTCGGCCACCACGCGCGCCAGGCCGGCGGAGTGGTCGCGGTCGAAATGGCTTGTTGGGATCTGGCGGGCAAGGCCTGGGGCGTGCCGTGCTGGCAAATGCTCGGCGGCAAGTTCCGCGAACAAATCCGCATGTACGCCGACACGACCACCAGCCGCGATGCAGAGGTCATGGGCAAACGACTCAAGGAACGCCGCGAGAAAGGATTCACGTTCCTGAAGATGGATATCGGCATCCAGCTCGTGCAACAAATCGAAGGCACGGTCACCGCCCCGAGCGATCGCGGCAAAGATCCCCGCGACCTCTACGGCAAGCCTCGCCAGTTGGTGCCGCATCCATTCACCGGGACTCGAATCACCGAGAAGGGGCTGGCTAAGATTCAGGAATACGTCGGGAACGTCCGCGAAATCGTCGGCTGGGATATTCCGCTCGCTTCGGATCACTTCGGCCATTTCGCAATCGAAGACGGCATCAAGCTGGCCCAGGCGCTCGATCCCTTCAACCTGGCCTGGCTGGAGGACATGGTGCCGTGGTTTTACACGGATCAATACGTCCGCCTGCGCGATGCCTGTAAGACCCCGATCCTCACCGGCGAAGACATTTATCTTAAAGAAGGATTCCTCCCGCTCTTCGAGAAGAAAGCCATTGCCATCTGTCATCCCGACATGATGAGTTCTGGCGGTTTGCTGGAGACAAAGAAGATCGGCGATCTGGCGATGGAACACGGCATCGCCATGGCCATGCACATGGCGGGTTCGCCCGTCGGTTTGTTCGGGTCGATCCATTGCGCCGCGGCCACGGAGAACTTCCTGGCCATGGAACATCATGACGTGGATACGCCGTGGTACGAAGATTTGGTCAACGGCGTGCCCAAGCCCTTCTTCAAAGACGGTTTCATTCCAGTCCCGGACGGCCCCGGCTTCGGCATCGAATTGAACGAGGAAGCCATCAAGGAAGGCATGCGGAAGCGGCGCTGGGACATCGAAAGGTACTTCTTTCGGCCCACGGACGAATGGAACCAGGAACGCTCGAATGACCGGCTGTGGAGTTGGGTTCCGAACAAGACAGGGGTGGCACAGCCCGAGATGCTGTCCTCAACCTAA
- a CDS encoding TIM barrel protein — MKLAEIFGPTESRLWRLVKQCGADHVVGTFSRMGAAADSSNEKPWSYNSLARLKKAYEDGGFELAVIESRPPTDKIKLALPGRDEQIDDVCELIRNMGKLHIPVWCYEWMPVNNWTRTSSETRGRGGALVTSFDLAQLKGEPITQYEKVTEDDLWANLKYFLERVVPVAETARVKLAMHPDDPPLSPLRGLPRIMRSVENYQRLLDLVPSEVNGITLCQGNFTFMTPDLPAVIRKFGKQKKIFFVHFRDVRGTSENFVETFHDNGQTDMVACMRAYRDIGFDGVCRPDHVPTMDGDSNERPGYSTIGRLFALGYIRGLVQSVYSEKTI, encoded by the coding sequence ATGAAGCTCGCGGAGATTTTTGGCCCGACGGAAAGCCGGCTTTGGCGCCTGGTCAAACAGTGCGGCGCCGATCACGTCGTCGGCACGTTTTCCCGAATGGGAGCGGCTGCCGACAGTTCAAACGAGAAACCCTGGAGCTACAATTCTCTCGCGCGCCTCAAGAAGGCTTACGAAGACGGCGGCTTTGAATTGGCCGTGATCGAGAGCCGGCCGCCCACAGACAAGATCAAACTGGCGTTGCCCGGCCGCGACGAACAGATCGACGACGTCTGCGAGCTCATTCGCAACATGGGCAAGCTGCACATCCCGGTCTGGTGCTACGAGTGGATGCCGGTCAACAATTGGACGCGCACGTCCTCCGAAACTCGCGGTCGCGGCGGCGCCCTGGTGACGTCGTTCGATCTCGCCCAGTTGAAAGGCGAGCCGATCACTCAATACGAGAAAGTCACGGAAGACGACCTGTGGGCCAATTTGAAATACTTCCTCGAACGCGTCGTGCCCGTCGCTGAAACGGCCCGGGTGAAACTGGCGATGCACCCGGACGATCCGCCGCTCTCGCCGCTGCGCGGGTTGCCGCGCATCATGCGAAGCGTCGAGAATTATCAGCGACTGCTCGACCTCGTGCCCAGCGAAGTCAACGGCATCACGCTTTGCCAGGGAAACTTCACGTTCATGACGCCGGATCTGCCCGCGGTCATCCGCAAGTTCGGAAAGCAAAAGAAGATTTTCTTTGTCCATTTCCGCGACGTCCGCGGCACCTCGGAGAATTTCGTGGAGACTTTCCACGACAACGGCCAGACCGACATGGTCGCGTGCATGCGCGCGTACCGCGACATCGGCTTCGACGGCGTGTGCCGACCAGACCATGTGCCCACGATGGATGGCGACAGCAATGAGAGGCCGGGTTACTCCACCATCGGACGATTGTTCGCGCTCGGCTACATCCGAGGCCTGGTGCAATCAGTCTATTCTGAAAAGACGATTTAA
- a CDS encoding DUF1080 domain-containing protein — MKTPITPSFFIAGYLLGASLATLAAPEGVGVGAKPISAAEILIDGTRQMLDEKWTYWPGPGFKSSLPIKWPIVEDPVDKGSVVMTDDRAADGGRYGAADIVTKKAYRDFRLHIEFLVMKPGGNSGVYLQNRYEIQVLDGDKTKHGMGAVINETEAPYHAYHGAGKWNAYDIVFRAARFKDGQRVEKAMLTMYFNGIKVHTNQTINQVWGGARSGIDGGNDGGKGITDTPGGLKLQCEGHDVRYRNTWIKDLDLKEANTDF, encoded by the coding sequence ATGAAGACACCTATCACACCATCCTTTTTCATCGCGGGGTATTTGCTCGGCGCCTCGCTGGCCACTCTTGCGGCTCCCGAAGGCGTCGGCGTCGGCGCGAAACCCATTTCCGCAGCGGAGATTCTCATCGATGGAACGCGCCAAATGCTCGACGAGAAATGGACTTACTGGCCAGGCCCCGGCTTCAAATCCTCGCTCCCCATCAAATGGCCAATCGTCGAAGATCCCGTGGACAAAGGCTCCGTCGTGATGACCGACGATCGCGCGGCCGATGGCGGACGATACGGCGCCGCGGACATTGTGACGAAGAAGGCGTATCGGGATTTTCGGCTCCACATTGAGTTTTTGGTCATGAAACCCGGCGGCAACAGCGGGGTGTATCTCCAGAACCGTTACGAAATCCAGGTGCTCGACGGCGACAAAACCAAGCACGGCATGGGGGCGGTGATCAACGAAACCGAAGCGCCATATCACGCCTACCACGGCGCCGGCAAATGGAACGCTTACGACATCGTCTTCCGCGCCGCGCGGTTCAAGGACGGCCAGCGCGTCGAGAAAGCGATGCTCACGATGTATTTCAATGGCATCAAGGTTCACACCAACCAGACCATCAATCAGGTCTGGGGCGGCGCGCGTTCGGGCATTGATGGCGGGAACGACGGCGGCAAAGGCATCACCGACACGCCGGGCGGGCTGAAGTTGCAGTGCGAAGGCCATGATGTGCGCTATCGCAATACCTGGATCAAGGATTTGGATCTGAAAGAGGCGAACACGGATTTCTGA